GCTGAAGACTTCCGGCAGGCTGTACAGCTCCAGCCGATCGCGCACGGCGCGGCGCCGCTGTACGGCCGCGTGCGCCTCGCCGGCAGCCAGCTCGCCCTGCACACCGCGCTCGACCTCGTCCGCGAGCAGATACCAGAAGTCGTCGAGATCGGCGATCAGGCCACGGGCGACGAAGCGCCGCGCCAGCTCCAGCAGCGGCGCCCGCACCGGCCGCAGCGAACGCACCCAGTTCGCCTTCGAGGCCTCACGCAGCCGGGCGAAGCGCTGCGAGCCGGCCAGCAAACGGTTGAACTCGGCCAGGACGCCGCGCGGCAACTGCCGCCGCACCTCGGCCTCCACCGCCTCGCGCCGCCGCGCCGCCGCCTCTTCGAGCCGGTACGGATCGTGGTCTGTGCCGGCGTGCAGGAAGGCCTTGACCGCGCTGATGGCGAAGGCCGGCTCCTCCTCCCAGTCGGCGGCGGAGGGATCGGCTTCGCGCTGGCCACGGAAGCCGAACTCCGCGATGAAGGCGCCAAACCGCTCGGCGAACGCCTTCCAGTCGGCGCCGCGCCGCGCGGCAAGCTTCGCCGCGATCGCGTGCGGCGGCAGGACCTCGACCTCGGCCAGGAGCGCCTTGCGGCGGCGCACGGCCTGGGCCACATCCCAGGCGCCCTTGCTGGGCCGCGCACTCTCCACCTCGCGCAGGGCGCTGGTGAGTCCCACGATCAGCGCCGGGTCGTGGCCGGGCAGCTCCTTGTCGAGCAGCTTGCCGAGCCACTGGGCGTACTCGCCCGCCGCGCCGGAAACGAAGAGGTGGTGTGTGTAGCAGCGCACGTCGCGGACCAGGCTCTGCACGTGGCGCCAGAGCCGGCGGTCGGAGAGCCGGCCCAGATCGCGCCCGCGTTCCTGCCGGCGCTGCCGCTGCTCGCGCACCCGGTCCATCTCCACGATGTGCGGCAACTGCCCCCAGATGCGGCGGATCCTGGCGAAGGTGCGCGCGGCGCGTTCCGAATCGGCGGCACGGCCGCTGGCGATGTCCTGCCCGTCGGTCGAGGTGATGAACTGGCCCATGAGATCGGAGCCTTCGCCCGTCTGCCAGACGCCGATGATTGCGTTGGCCCAGGCGAGGTTCAGCACGGCGCGACCGCCGAAGTTGGAGATAAAGTTGCCGATCGGCGGCGGTTGTGACGGCAGCAGGTCGAGGCTGTCCAGGTCGCGGACCAGCTTCGTGGTGCCGAGGTAGTCCATGGTGCGGTAGAGCGAGGCGCTGAGCGGGCGCAGCACGCCGGGA
The Dehalococcoidia bacterium DNA segment above includes these coding regions:
- a CDS encoding PEP-utilizing enzyme, whose amino-acid sequence is MTSTQTQAAPLIAGTPERAVCEWDSLPNELFNFWTIGNVSEVIPGVLRPLSASLYRTMDYLGTTKLVRDLDSLDLLPSQPPPIGNFISNFGGRAVLNLAWANAIIGVWQTGEGSDLMGQFITSTDGQDIASGRAADSERAARTFARIRRIWGQLPHIVEMDRVREQRQRRQERGRDLGRLSDRRLWRHVQSLVRDVRCYTHHLFVSGAAGEYAQWLGKLLDKELPGHDPALIVGLTSALREVESARPSKGAWDVAQAVRRRKALLAEVEVLPPHAIAAKLAARRGADWKAFAERFGAFIAEFGFRGQREADPSAADWEEEPAFAISAVKAFLHAGTDHDPYRLEEAAARRREAVEAEVRRQLPRGVLAEFNRLLAGSQRFARLREASKANWVRSLRPVRAPLLELARRFVARGLIADLDDFWYLLADEVERGVQGELAAGEAHAAVQRRRAVRDRLELYSLPEVFSTPVELLPLQPAQAPAAGALSGMPVSAGRATGKARVVLSAEAAEEVELEPGEVLVAPFTDAPWTPLFVPAAAVVVETGGLLSHAATVARE